One segment of Anastrepha obliqua isolate idAnaObli1 chromosome 3, idAnaObli1_1.0, whole genome shotgun sequence DNA contains the following:
- the LOC129241110 gene encoding MIP18 family protein galla-2, with product MPTEIENINPNVYGKRKERELTANEENENVPDPFDSREIFDLIRNINDPEHPLTLEELHVVQEDLIRVNDKENEVNIKFTPTIPHCSMATLIGLSIRVKLLRSLPPRFKVNVEITPGTHASENAVNKQLADKERVAAALENKHLAEVINQCISSKA from the exons atgcctacagaaattgaaaatataaacccTAATGTGTATGGCAAACGCAAAGAGCGAGAACTAACTGCCAATGAAGAGAATGAAAATGTGCCGGACCCATTCGATTCTCGTGAAATATTTG ACCTCATTCGTAACATCAACGATCCCGAACATCCACTCACACTGGAAGAATTACATGTGGTGCAAGAAGATCTAATTCGAGTTAATGACAAGGAAAATGAAGTGAATATTAAGTTTACACCTACAATTCCACACTGCTCAATGGCTACTCTAATTGGTTTGTCCATACGTGTGAAGCTCCTGCGATCGTTGCCGCCTCGTTTCAAAGTAAATGTAGAGATAACGCCAGGAACGCACGCATCAGAGAATGCCGTGAATAAACAGCTTGCAGACAAGGAACGCGTAGCGGCTGCACTGGAGAACAAACATCTAGCTGAAGTCATCAATCAATGTATCTCATCTAAAGCATGA
- the LOC129241108 gene encoding mitochondrial inner membrane protein OXA1L, with product MLSTKIQYLRYGKTARLVNLCNKFAPEITVTSSNTLTVRDYHVSGRASTTTHRLLLPSSLNTLSLSAGGVRFASADTSIPTAINAATSTANDKKTAVDLSTIPEAPAAPVEEVAAQVLNAAGEPTFASIGLGGWSPVGIVQNCMEFLHIGCDLPWWAAIAIGTAVVRTIIFPLVIMAQRNAAKMNNYMPQMQVLQMKMSEARQSGNAIESARYAQEMMLFMKEKEVNPLKNMIVPLAQAPLFISFFMGLRQMANTPVESLREGGLFWFTDLTVADPTFMLPLITSATLYLTIEIGTDSARLSAQNMSMMKYVLRALPIAIFPFTMNFPAAILTYWACSNFISLGQVAMLRIPAVRNYFKIDKMVIHKAENLPVKKKGFVKGMKESWENMKITKEIEERQRLDEIRFAKAGKGPLVKTFKYDPTKQRPATGNTSTSSSPVQAKKA from the exons ATGCTATCAACGAAAATACAGTATCTGCGCTATGGGAAAACAGCGCGTCTGGTGAATCTCTGTAacaag tttgcTCCCGAAATCACAGTCACATCTTCAAATACATTAACTGTGAGGGACTATCATGTGTCGGGTCGTGCAAGTACAACCACCCATCGTCTTTTGTTGCCGTCGTCGTTAAATACGCTATCATTGTCTGCGGGAGGGGTACGGTTTGCAAGTGCTGATACCTCAATACCAACTGCTATTAATGCCGCCACAAGTACTGCAAATGACAAGAAAACCGCGGTCGATCTTTCTACTATTCCCGAAGCACCCGCCGCACCAGTTGAAGAAGTTGCCGCTCAAGTTCTTAATGCCGCAGGCGAGCCTACATTTGCGTCTATAGGGCTAGGTGGCTGGTCGCCAGTGGGAATTGTGCAAAACTGCATGGAGTTTCTGCATATTGGTTGCGATTTGCCATGGTGGGCCGCAATTGCAATTGGAACTGCGGTGGTGCGTACTATCATTTTCCCGCTAGTGATTATGGCACAAAGAAATGCAGCTAAAATGAACAATTATATGCCGCAAATGCAAGTATTACAAATGAAAATGAGCGAAGCTCGTCAAAGTGGTAACGCTATCGAGTCAGCCCGTTATGCACAGGAAATGATGCTATTCATGAAGGAGAAAGAAGTAAACCCCTTGAAGAATATGATTGTACCTCTCGCACAAGCTCCtctctttatttcatttttcatgggTCTACGTCAAATGGCCAATACGCCTGTGGAATCCTTGCGAGAAGGTGGTCTGTTTTGGTTTACTGACTTAACCGTGGCCGATCCTACCTTTATGTTGCCACTAATTACCAGCGCTACACTCTATTTAACAATAGAAATTGGAACGGATAGTGCACGTTTGTCGGCACAAAATATGTCGATGATGAAATATGTTTTGCGAGCACTACCAATTGCGATCTTTCCATTTACAATGAATTTTCCTGCGGCTATCCTTACTTACTGGGCTTGCAGTAATTTCATCTCTTTGGGGCAG GTGGCAATGCTAAGAATTCCTGCGGTgcgtaattactttaaaatcgACAAGATGGTTATACATAAAGCAGAAAACCTCCCAGTAAAGAAGAAAGGTTTCGTGAAGGGAATGAAAGAAT ccTGGGAAAACATGAAAATAACCAAAGAAATAGAGGAACGACAACGTTTGGATGAAATACGTTTTGCTAAAGCCGGCAAAGGTCCATTAGTTAAGACATTCAAGTATGATCCTACAAAGCAACGTCCCGCGACAGGAAATACAAGTACGAGTTCGTCCCCAGTGCAAGCGAAAAAGGCTTAA